The following are encoded together in the Leptospira stimsonii genome:
- a CDS encoding LIC_10705 family lipoprotein, whose amino-acid sequence MKRILGLLGLICLFTVHCNGEFENSNKGTTNGLDNNFLLTYSLFFIVPNLDFNQFCPPTDQIPILEPGTHTRFMQAGDTFIFDNRARLNAYNPGSLFEYFTFSFQENPGQEIQLVTPDCGLSAFEYRARQDSNFPGQLENVYIGLKTPPLGQTRSRFFIKFKVTAGSGTFTFTTPVAQDPPH is encoded by the coding sequence ATGAAACGGATTCTTGGTTTACTCGGATTGATCTGTTTATTCACAGTTCATTGTAATGGAGAATTCGAAAATTCGAATAAAGGAACAACAAATGGATTGGATAACAATTTTCTGTTAACGTATTCTTTGTTCTTTATAGTTCCCAATCTCGACTTCAATCAATTCTGTCCACCGACCGACCAGATCCCCATTTTAGAACCAGGAACTCATACACGATTTATGCAAGCAGGGGATACATTTATTTTTGATAATCGTGCAAGATTGAATGCATATAATCCAGGAAGTCTATTTGAATATTTTACATTTAGTTTTCAAGAAAATCCTGGGCAAGAAATTCAATTAGTAACTCCAGATTGTGGATTAAGTGCATTCGAATATCGCGCAAGACAGGATTCAAACTTCCCTGGTCAATTAGAAAATGTTTATATAGGATTAAAAACACCACCCTTAGGGCAAACACGTTCTAGATTTTTTATTAAATTTAAAGTAACGGCCGGCTCAGGAACATTTACCTTTACTACGCCAGTAGCCCAAGACCCGCCGCATTAA
- a CDS encoding LA_3478 family PerA/PerB upregulated protein: MKPNSKNTISFLLYIILLIFLVFSSACIKPNSGKLPSLFTAAVTPYSPADLGIPTPPPGSPLATLPAISDNEREAIEETLKMMNENGQLDQKFVKESSMASRDVLFNRPLSDTELEAKVEAELKGESYPVPTYGTEQQILQTESQAADAFYGRIAGDLKTMTVPELIKVRENFTLSLVMIRFMMDYGNTPNGIPISFLLMSREKAVAIRQTVNEELIKRGVTSL, translated from the coding sequence ATGAAACCGAACTCCAAAAATACCATTTCTTTTTTATTATATATAATTTTACTCATATTCTTAGTCTTCTCCTCGGCTTGTATCAAGCCGAATTCCGGAAAATTACCGTCCTTGTTTACCGCGGCGGTAACGCCTTATTCTCCCGCAGATCTCGGAATTCCGACTCCACCTCCGGGATCGCCTCTCGCGACATTACCTGCAATTTCAGACAACGAAAGGGAGGCAATCGAGGAGACTCTTAAAATGATGAACGAAAACGGTCAATTGGATCAGAAGTTTGTAAAAGAATCTTCAATGGCATCCAGAGACGTTCTATTCAATCGACCGTTAAGCGACACAGAGTTGGAAGCGAAGGTCGAAGCGGAACTCAAAGGAGAATCCTACCCGGTGCCAACGTATGGAACCGAACAGCAGATCCTTCAAACAGAAAGTCAGGCGGCCGACGCATTTTATGGAAGAATCGCGGGCGATCTCAAAACGATGACCGTTCCCGAACTCATCAAGGTTCGCGAGAATTTCACCCTCAGTCTTGTGATGATTCGATTTATGATGGATTATGGGAATACGCCAAACGGAATTCCAATTTCTTTCTTACTCATGTCGAGAGAGAAGGCAGTCGCAATCCGGCAAACGGTAAACGAAGAATTGATCAAACGAGGCGTCACTTCGTTATGA